From a single Lolium rigidum isolate FL_2022 chromosome 7, APGP_CSIRO_Lrig_0.1, whole genome shotgun sequence genomic region:
- the LOC124679397 gene encoding LOB domain-containing protein 41-like, translating into MRMSCNGCRVLRKGCSDGCTIRPCLEWIKSPDAQANATVFLAKFYGRAGLLNLLAAGSDTLRPALFRSLLYEACGRMVNPIYGSVGLLWSGQWEACQAAVEAVLKGNRIVQVSSEAVAAAQATPPLGLRAYDIRHVAKDTADPLRVSRAGRTRFKRASSSTAKSKSSGANRHDDCLDHAPTHEESAGSHDHGGHVDDDGMAAVDQALEESEDTEIEAGSHSHSHVSQAERSPLPPVRQVAQNDSQDDDIELELTLGLEPVTRVARSPPARSDFSSFSAGSCHIGLRLELSA; encoded by the exons ATGCGGATGAGCTGCAACGGTTGCCGGGTGCTGCGCAAGGGGTGTAGCGACGGGTGCACCATCCGCCCGTGCCTGGAGTGGATCAAGAGCCCCGACGCGCAGGCCAACGCCACCGTCTTCCTCGCCAAGTTCTACGGCCGCGCGGGGCTGCTCAacctcctcgccgccggctcCGACACCCTCCGCCCGGCCCTCTTCCGCTCGCTGCTCTACGAGGCCTGCGGCCGGATGGTCAACCCGATCTACGGCTCCGTCGGCCTGCTCTGGTCGGGCCAGTGGGAGGCGTGCCAGGCCGCCGTCGAGGCCGTGCTCAAGGGGAACCGCATCGTCCAGGTGTCGTccgaggccgtcgccgccgcgcaggCCACCCCGCCTCTCGGTCTCAGGGCGTACGACATCCGCCATGTCGCCAAGGACACTGCCGACCCTCTCCGTGTCTCGCGCGCTGGGCGCACCCGGTTCAAGCGCGCGTCGTCGTCCACGGCCAAATCCAAGAGCTCTGGTGCTAATCGC CATGATGACTGCCTCGACCACGCGCCGACCCACGAGGAGTCGGCCGGCAGCCACGACCACGGCGGCcacgttgacgacgacggcatggCGGCAGTCGATCAGGCGCTGGAAGAGTCGGAGGACACCGAGATTGAAGCGGGCTCGCACTCGCACTCCCACGTGAGCCAGGCAGAGCGGAGCCCTTTGCCACCGGTGCGGCAGGTTGCCCAGAATGATTCACAAGATGACGACATTGAGCTGGAGCTGACGCTCGGGTTAGAGCCGGTCACGCGCGTGGCGAGGTCGCCGCCGGCACGCTCTGACTTCAGCAGCTTCAGCGCGGGGTCCTGCCACATCGGCCTGCGGCTTGAGCTGTCCGCGTGA